One stretch of bacterium DNA includes these proteins:
- the priA gene encoding primosomal protein N' produces MAAVATLAEVALPVPLDRTFTYRVPDDWPAPPVQPGDLVSAPLGRRTVTGLVVGVREAAADVAEIDGHRLRHLRDRFPAAYRIEDDRRRLLDWMAGYYALPVGELVPLFHPPAPGTKARPRRAAAAYPIADAVDVRLTPDQERAVAWAVDRLESRSYGALLLRGVTGSGKTEVYLRVIAEALARGRSALYLLPEIALTPQTEARVAARFGDRVATVHSGLSAGERCRVHEAAAAGELKVVLGPRSALFTPLRDLGAVIVDEEHDASYKQEEKPRYHARHAALVRAREAGACVVLGSATPDLESVRNAREGRYREILLADRPVGEMPVVEIVDMRGGPASDGFSDALLTRLETCLANGRQAILYYNRRGFARVLQCTSCGVPVACPHCDIALTVHLRPRQLLCHYCGFARREPDTCPDCGGPAFLPGGSGTERLELALAAHFPEARVLRLDQDTTRARGSHRAILSTFAARGADILVGTQMVAKGHHFAGVDLVGVLAADDGLTLPDFRAHERVFQLLTQVAGRAGRESPGAVLFQTWQPDHPVILAASRHDFAAFAAAELPQREAAGYPPARRMLRVGLAARRPADVEDAARRFGELLRAHLPMPELEVLGPAPAVFARLQNRVRWQLLVKGPTTNAQRAWLADRGRRLAADTAVDVTLDVDPVGLY; encoded by the coding sequence CGCCGCTGGGCCGGCGGACCGTGACGGGCCTGGTCGTCGGCGTGCGCGAGGCGGCCGCCGACGTCGCGGAGATCGACGGCCACCGCCTGCGTCACTTGCGCGACCGCTTCCCCGCGGCGTACCGGATCGAGGACGACCGCCGGCGCCTGCTGGACTGGATGGCCGGCTACTACGCGCTGCCGGTCGGGGAACTCGTGCCCCTGTTCCACCCGCCGGCCCCCGGCACGAAGGCCCGGCCGCGCCGCGCCGCGGCGGCCTACCCCATCGCCGACGCCGTCGACGTGCGCCTGACGCCCGACCAGGAGCGCGCCGTCGCCTGGGCGGTCGACCGCCTCGAGTCGCGCAGCTACGGCGCGCTGCTGCTGCGCGGCGTCACCGGCAGCGGCAAGACCGAGGTCTACCTGCGGGTCATCGCCGAAGCCCTGGCCCGCGGCCGCAGCGCCCTGTACCTGCTGCCGGAGATCGCCTTGACCCCGCAGACCGAGGCGCGCGTGGCGGCGCGCTTCGGCGACCGCGTGGCTACGGTGCACAGCGGCCTGTCCGCGGGCGAGCGCTGCCGCGTGCACGAGGCGGCGGCGGCGGGCGAGCTGAAGGTCGTGCTCGGGCCGCGCTCGGCCCTGTTCACGCCGCTGCGCGACCTCGGCGCGGTGATCGTCGACGAGGAGCACGACGCCAGCTACAAGCAGGAGGAGAAGCCGCGCTACCACGCGCGCCACGCGGCGCTGGTGCGGGCCCGCGAGGCCGGGGCCTGCGTGGTGCTGGGTTCCGCGACGCCGGACCTCGAATCGGTGCGCAACGCGCGCGAGGGCCGCTACCGCGAGATCCTGCTCGCCGACCGGCCGGTCGGGGAGATGCCCGTCGTCGAGATCGTCGACATGCGCGGCGGGCCGGCGTCCGACGGCTTCTCGGACGCGCTGCTGACCCGGCTCGAAACGTGCCTGGCCAACGGCCGCCAGGCGATCCTCTACTACAACCGCCGCGGCTTCGCGCGCGTCCTGCAGTGCACGTCCTGCGGCGTGCCGGTCGCCTGCCCGCACTGCGACATCGCGCTGACGGTGCACCTGCGCCCGCGCCAGCTGCTCTGCCACTACTGCGGCTTCGCGCGGCGCGAGCCGGACACCTGCCCGGACTGCGGCGGCCCGGCCTTCCTGCCCGGAGGCTCGGGGACCGAGCGGCTCGAGCTGGCGCTGGCGGCGCACTTCCCGGAGGCGCGCGTCCTGCGGCTCGACCAAGACACCACCCGCGCCCGCGGCAGCCACCGCGCGATCCTGTCGACCTTCGCCGCGCGCGGCGCCGACATCCTGGTCGGCACCCAGATGGTGGCCAAGGGGCACCACTTCGCCGGCGTCGACCTGGTCGGCGTCCTGGCGGCCGACGACGGCCTGACGCTGCCCGACTTCCGCGCGCACGAGCGGGTCTTCCAGCTGCTGACCCAGGTCGCCGGCCGCGCGGGCCGCGAGAGCCCCGGCGCCGTGCTCTTCCAGACCTGGCAGCCCGACCACCCGGTGATCCTGGCCGCGTCGCGCCACGACTTCGCGGCCTTCGCCGCGGCCGAGTTGCCGCAGCGCGAGGCCGCGGGCTACCCGCCGGCGCGGCGCATGCTGCGCGTGGGCCTCGCGGCCCGGCGCCCCGCCGACGTCGAGGACGCGGCCCGCCGCTTCGGCGAGCTGCTGCGGGCCCACCTGCCGATGCCCGAGCTGGAGGTGCTGGGGCCGGCGCCCGCGGTGTTCGCCAGGCTCCAGAACCGCGTCCGCTGGCAGCTGCTGGTCAAGGGGCCCACGACCAACGCCCAGCGGGCCTGGCTCGCCGACCGCGGGCGTCGCCTGGCCGCCGACACCGCCGTCGACGTCACGCTGGACGTGGATCCCGTCGGCCTGTATTGA